The following proteins are encoded in a genomic region of Dyadobacter sp. UC 10:
- a CDS encoding glycosyltransferase family protein: MCKIFSKRLVITYHGNWGRYNRAGNVAVILSCRLAYIPIVQNEDSFKKAFRWNKNAKLISAYLSSRYIMPLDTEHMLRLLNFRKRYHIVVCTNAWNVTFDKHHQEIYGISALIAWIASQKNYGLAISDPSGNYARYIEQAHFPLPANVLFLSTPHDFRNVLKVSDAFIRNTTTDAISISICEALELNVPVLASDSVSRPDNCLVFSELSKVDLETEIAAGKELLRENPKGQCTQATIEELLTVYSVVLPQNRRKCSKKTKA, from the coding sequence ATGTGTAAGATTTTCTCTAAAAGGCTGGTTATCACCTACCATGGAAACTGGGGCCGGTACAACCGGGCAGGGAACGTCGCGGTAATCCTTTCGTGCAGACTGGCTTACATCCCTATCGTTCAAAACGAAGATAGCTTTAAAAAGGCATTTCGCTGGAATAAAAATGCTAAACTGATCTCCGCTTATCTCAGTTCCAGATACATCATGCCGCTGGATACGGAGCATATGCTGCGGCTTCTGAATTTCCGGAAAAGGTACCATATCGTCGTTTGTACGAATGCCTGGAATGTGACATTTGATAAACATCATCAGGAGATTTACGGAATTTCCGCACTGATAGCATGGATAGCTTCTCAAAAAAATTACGGGCTGGCTATCTCAGATCCCTCCGGAAATTACGCCCGATATATCGAACAGGCACATTTTCCGCTTCCGGCTAACGTACTATTCCTGTCAACACCCCACGATTTCAGGAATGTGCTCAAAGTTTCAGATGCATTCATCAGGAACACAACTACTGACGCGATATCCATATCAATTTGCGAGGCGCTGGAATTAAATGTGCCGGTCCTGGCATCAGACTCGGTCAGTCGACCAGACAATTGTCTCGTTTTCAGCGAGTTGAGTAAAGTTGATCTGGAGACTGAGATAGCCGCGGGAAAGGAGTTGCTGCGAGAAAACCCAAAGGGACAATGTACGCAAGCGACTATTGAAGAGCTTTTAACCGTATATAGTGTGGTTTTGCCCCAAAATAGAAGGAAGTGCTCTAAAAAAACAAAGGCATAG
- a CDS encoding O-antigen ligase family protein, with the protein MAGLVVEILLKGLLSIGLTMALLIAFPSFLTLGESDFQTIGVLSFYVYCCIALFTFSTDKLFHIISIPILTQFLHLFQKYSFSAGANSLWRLMPFVILCIYFFDFFIRKKIALADNEKLFLLVWTIFSFFYLIISPNVGQIVLGATLLGLIVLPCYFVYLRYATTASNFCSALEKYLCLSYLILGFGTFGLVITGAAYKGSDNLLATRNISDTNITMAYFVLLWPFALLYITRLRWMTFVMLTGVLAIFIAVVGLSFSRGAVFIIAPYLLISLWLISTRSLCFLIALLTVVLLLFMARIENFLDTQDLTYFWKLRFGGMSARPAFGKLLETSGRNEIQAIAYQLFLESPLIGHGTGSFEKLGPGYREAHSLWYTLLTENGLLGAILVYLLLFKCGWTTWKAQVCGKKYGVLYAAVLVYLIFNHTVGSVFIIIPSKSVTINCIAPILLMCQYFYAKRIALFDETS; encoded by the coding sequence ATGGCTGGGTTAGTTGTCGAGATTCTACTGAAAGGGCTGCTTTCCATTGGCCTTACGATGGCTTTACTGATCGCGTTTCCTTCGTTTTTGACGTTAGGTGAGTCGGATTTTCAGACAATCGGGGTACTTTCCTTTTACGTTTACTGCTGTATCGCATTGTTTACATTCTCCACTGATAAGCTATTCCATATCATCTCAATACCTATTCTCACCCAGTTTCTGCATTTATTTCAAAAGTATTCATTTTCGGCAGGCGCGAACTCTTTATGGCGGTTAATGCCGTTCGTTATTCTTTGTATATACTTTTTCGACTTTTTCATCCGGAAAAAGATAGCACTCGCAGACAATGAAAAGTTGTTTTTACTTGTGTGGACAATATTTAGCTTTTTTTACCTCATCATTTCACCTAACGTGGGACAAATCGTGCTTGGGGCCACCCTCCTCGGCCTGATCGTTCTTCCCTGTTACTTTGTATATCTGAGGTATGCAACCACGGCAAGCAACTTTTGTAGTGCGCTTGAAAAATACCTGTGCCTGAGTTATCTGATACTGGGATTTGGGACTTTCGGGTTAGTAATTACAGGTGCTGCGTACAAAGGATCTGACAATTTGCTGGCTACAAGAAATATCTCTGATACCAATATAACAATGGCCTATTTCGTGCTTTTGTGGCCGTTTGCACTCCTGTACATTACCCGCCTGCGATGGATGACTTTTGTAATGTTGACAGGAGTACTGGCGATTTTCATTGCTGTCGTCGGCTTATCCTTTTCCCGGGGCGCAGTGTTCATCATAGCTCCTTATCTGCTGATTTCGCTCTGGCTGATTTCGACGCGAAGTCTTTGCTTTCTTATCGCCTTACTGACCGTGGTTTTACTGCTTTTTATGGCCCGTATAGAAAATTTTCTCGACACACAGGATCTGACTTATTTCTGGAAACTGAGATTTGGCGGGATGTCAGCCAGGCCTGCATTTGGAAAACTTCTCGAAACAAGCGGGCGAAACGAAATACAGGCAATAGCATATCAATTGTTTCTGGAAAGTCCGTTGATTGGACACGGTACCGGAAGCTTTGAAAAATTGGGTCCCGGCTATCGCGAGGCACATTCACTCTGGTACACGCTTTTGACCGAGAACGGTTTACTAGGTGCCATTTTAGTCTACTTACTTCTTTTCAAATGCGGCTGGACTACCTGGAAAGCGCAGGTCTGCGGGAAAAAATACGGGGTACTATACGCTGCAGTACTAGTCTATCTGATTTTTAATCACACAGTCGGAAGCGTATTCATCATCATCCCTTCGAAAAGTGTAACCATCAATTGTATAGCACCGATCCTGTTGATGTGCCAGTACTTCTACGCAAAACGAATAGCCTTATTTGATGAAACCAGCTAA
- a CDS encoding glycosyltransferase family protein — protein MVWNQQMAGEFEKLYSCCGAKPKIHITGVPRFDTYFEKRPATPSIRQKIVLFASSAPKHFPGQCQIVDDLVEYIGSNDDVLLLVRCHPADNPSIYDQYKAAKNIVIWPPATPGFWKGTSDFPPLDFLKVLSEMMYSCDVCVQVASTMRLDAAACNKPVISIAYDGKYKVPYKRSVRRLYCYSHQIPLNFLRLDYPVFSKEELFCFLDKVLAENYSAPDQRPALRKLVHYTEPRSVDSMVQYMQEWLG, from the coding sequence ATGGTTTGGAATCAGCAAATGGCCGGGGAGTTTGAAAAGCTCTACTCCTGTTGCGGGGCAAAGCCCAAAATTCATATTACCGGTGTCCCAAGATTTGATACATATTTCGAAAAGCGGCCCGCAACTCCTTCGATAAGGCAAAAGATAGTTCTGTTCGCTAGCAGTGCACCGAAACATTTCCCCGGGCAGTGCCAGATCGTGGACGATTTAGTGGAATACATTGGTTCAAACGATGATGTTTTATTGCTTGTAAGGTGTCATCCGGCAGATAATCCATCGATTTACGATCAGTATAAGGCCGCGAAGAATATTGTAATCTGGCCGCCAGCTACTCCTGGCTTTTGGAAGGGCACTTCGGATTTTCCGCCGCTCGATTTTCTGAAAGTGCTCTCGGAAATGATGTATAGTTGTGATGTCTGCGTGCAAGTAGCTTCTACCATGCGCCTTGATGCAGCTGCGTGCAACAAGCCCGTTATCAGTATTGCTTATGACGGAAAGTATAAAGTGCCTTACAAACGATCCGTGAGACGTTTGTATTGCTATTCGCATCAGATACCGCTTAATTTCCTTCGCCTGGATTACCCTGTTTTCAGTAAAGAAGAATTGTTTTGCTTTCTGGATAAAGTACTTGCGGAAAACTATTCAGCTCCTGATCAAAGACCTGCATTGCGAAAATTGGTTCATTACACTGAACCAAGGTCGGTCGATTCGATGGTTCAATATATGCAGGAATGGCTGGGTTAG